TCATACAGCGAGGCTCAGTTCCAATATGTCGTTTGGTTATCTCCGTCGCAACCTCGTCGTCGGTATGCTTGAGGAATGAAGCTGGCTTGGATATTGACTTTTGTCGCAATCGCAAGTGCGAGTCAGCCATGCACGGTATTCCTGGTAGCTCGGCACGGTCAAGTTTTTGCCGCGGGCAACGAGGATGAAGGGGCCGACGCAGGTCATTCAAAACACTTTGTCAAGTTTGTTCAAGCAAAGCCGGAGACTGGCGCTTTGGGATATGTCGCGTTTGGTTACTCTAAGAACCCGCTCAATGACGAATCGGCTATGAACGAAGCGGGCCTCTTTTATGACTTTACAGCCCAGGATAAGCTCGATAAGCCAAGGGAAGGGAAGCCCCGGGGGAAGTTTAATGCGATCAATGAGATGCTCACCAAGTGCCGGACCGTCGCCGAGGCGGTTCACTTTCTGGAGGCATTTGATCTCAGCAACATGAGTTCGGCCGAGTTGTTCATTGGGGACTCATTGGGGGCTTCTGCTATTGTCGAGAGACATACGACAACCGCCCGGCCGAAAGGGATCGACTTTCAAATCGCCACGAACTTCCGAACGAGCTTAGTGCCGCAGGATCAGATTAGTTGTGAACGTTACAAGCTCTGCGATTCCCGTCTAGGGGCAAGTAAACGGGTCAGTGTGAAGTCGATTGTCGAGATACTCGACGGAACAAAGGCACAAGCTCCGTCGGCTTACCGCACATGGTATTCGTTGGTCTGCGACCTGAAACGGCGCGAAGTGAATTTGTACCGAAAAGGCGACTTCAGTCAGCCGATCAAATTCTCCCTTTTGGCCGAGTTGAAGAAAGGAGCTCGGAAACTGGATATGGACGAGTTCGTTAACGCGGTCAGTCGTTGAGACCCTGACCTGCCATGATCTGGTCAACGCACTTCTCAATGCGCGCCTCTCGGGTTTTTGCCTGCTTCGGTTGAGAGAAGTGCAGCAGATATCCACGTTGTCGCCCGGGCGTTAAGCTTCGAAATGCCTGCCGCAGTTCGGGCATTTCGTCGAACTTATCCGCGAGCTCCTGAGGAATCGGTCGATCCTCGATCTTGATTTTCTCAAACTGCTGCCCGGATCTTTCAATATCGATGGCTTCTCTCAAGTAGTCGCGAATCATTTCTGAAAGCTGATGCACTTGCTCCAAACTCCTAATACGGATCACGCGTCCTGCCTGCGAATTCTCACCCGGAAGTTCAAGAATCTGAGCTGGATCGCTTAACAGAACTCCCTTGAAAAAAGTGAGTACGCAACAGTCTCGAAAAGCCCCGATGACGGCAATGTTCTTTCCCTGATCGGTATAGCAGGGATGGGACCACTTGACTTCT
The DNA window shown above is from Armatimonadota bacterium and carries:
- a CDS encoding YdeI/OmpD-associated family protein, coding for MGINSITDFFALGCGRCSRFQTSECSTQLWQEELALLRSTVLSAGLTEEVKWSHPCYTDQGKNIAVIGAFRDCCVLTFFKGVLLSDPAQILELPGENSQAGRVIRIRSLEQVHQLSEMIRDYLREAIDIERSGQQFEKIKIEDRPIPQELADKFDEMPELRQAFRSLTPGRQRGYLLHFSQPKQAKTREARIEKCVDQIMAGQGLND
- a CDS encoding carcinine hydrolase/isopenicillin-N N-acyltransferase family protein — encoded protein: MKLAWILTFVAIASASQPCTVFLVARHGQVFAAGNEDEGADAGHSKHFVKFVQAKPETGALGYVAFGYSKNPLNDESAMNEAGLFYDFTAQDKLDKPREGKPRGKFNAINEMLTKCRTVAEAVHFLEAFDLSNMSSAELFIGDSLGASAIVERHTTTARPKGIDFQIATNFRTSLVPQDQISCERYKLCDSRLGASKRVSVKSIVEILDGTKAQAPSAYRTWYSLVCDLKRREVNLYRKGDFSQPIKFSLLAELKKGARKLDMDEFVNAVSR